In Perca fluviatilis chromosome 14, GENO_Pfluv_1.0, whole genome shotgun sequence, a genomic segment contains:
- the LOC120572891 gene encoding myelin protein zero-like protein 2 — MAHGPGPLLLLLSLLFGAASDRIKVVTVHPGDNVTLNCTAPDHSIIAVVWTRSDLEPEYVLYYSDEHLDPTKQHPSFKDRVDLVDRDLKDGDVSLILKNVSSNDNGTYECRVASKRTDLDSEPITIIRLQVTDSDGLATN, encoded by the exons ATGGCGCATGGTCCTGGTCcattgctgctgttgttgtccCTTCTGTTTGGAGCAGCTTCTG aCCGGATTAAGGTGGTGACAGTGCATCCTGGAGATAATGTCACTCTGAACTGTACGGCTCCTGATCACTCCATCATAGCTGTAGTGTGGACCAGATCTGACCTGGAGCCAGAGTACGTCCTCTATTACAGCGATGAACACCTGGATCCAACCAAACAGCATCCATCCTTTAAGGACAGGGTGGACCTGGTGGACAGAGATCTGAAGGACGGAGACGTGTCTTTAATTCTGAAGAATGTGAGCAGCAACGACAACGGAACATACGAGTGTCGAGTCGCATCAAAAAGAACCGACCTTGACTCTGAGCCAATCACTATCATCCGACTGCAGGTTACAGACTCAG